In Humulus lupulus chromosome 6, drHumLupu1.1, whole genome shotgun sequence, a single genomic region encodes these proteins:
- the LOC133784946 gene encoding uncharacterized protein LOC133784946, with protein sequence MFHLLSNLKTTYKKHAKEYSIPFLAAATTYTEKKFEYHMKEPDKLDKRIRPYLHKIGYHKWSRFYSKNKRYLVMTSNIVESLNAATVETREVLVTTLLECLRGLLQDWTYTNRKLAQKTMTRLTPVAEQALTNNFPANEYLLEVFKEDKSWIVNLKERICTCNRFQKDEMPCGHALSVMKEMNIDPYDYCSHYYTTKIWLETYNATVYPVGKQQHWELPTFSKTS encoded by the exons ATGTTCCACCTGTTAAGCAACTTGAAAACAACCTACAAGAAACATGCCAAGGAATACAGTATACCTTTCTTAGCTGCAGCAACCACGTACACAGAAAAGAAATTCGAATATCATATGAAGGAGCCTGACAAATTGGATAAGCGAATAAGGCCTTATTTGCATAAAATTGGATATCACAAATGGTCAAGATTCTACTCCAAAAACAAAAGGTACTTGGTAATGACTTCCAATATTGTTGAGTCACTTAATGCAGCCACCGTGGAAACTAGAGAAGTACTTGTCACAACACTTTTGGAGTGTTTGCGTGGATTACTCCAAGATTGGACATACACTAATAGGAAACTAGCTCAAAAAACAATGACAAGATTGACACCAGTTGCAGAACAAGCACTCACCAACAACTTC CCCGCAAATGAATATCTGTTAGAGGTATTTAAAGAAGATAAGTCATGGATTGTAAATCTTAAAGAACGAATTTGCACTTGCAATAGATTTCAGAAGGATGAAATGCCATGTGGTCATGCTCTTTCTGTAATGAAGGAGATGAACATAGACCCCTACGATTATTGTTCACATTACTACACAACAAAAATATGGTTAGAAACATACAATGCAACTGTGTATCCAGTAGGGAAACAACAACATTGGGAATTACCGACTTTTTCAAAGACATCATAA
- the LOC133784947 gene encoding uncharacterized protein LOC133784947: MRWHKEVRKNEVGILRHPTDGDAWKHFDNVYPDFAVESRSVRMGLASNGFNPFSNMTSTYSLWPVILISYNMPPWDSPNGTNYLMSLLIPGPKSPGKDYDVFLKPLIEELKELWDGVNAYDLYGQCMFKLRAAALWTISEFPAYAYLSGWSTAEYDGSTELRGPPRTFIGDDILKQLEEIPIHTPGKAPSNSSKKRKRGEKELNWYKRSVLFDLPYWSKLLLRHNLDVMHIEKNVCDNIIGSLLDIEGKSKDNLKARMDLQNLNIREELWLKNDPSNNKLEKPYASYTLTSEECKDFCKFIQSVRLPDGYASNISRCVTDNDKLGGMKTHDCHVLLHKILPAALLPFLTDNIRGTLIELCQFFQKICAKTLQISDIEELRDGIVIILCKLEKIFPPSFFTIMVHLCVHLPDQVLLGGPVASRWMFGTERHMGLYKKYVRNMSRPDCSIAEAFVVDEAVTFLSRYVSNRDKIHKTRADHIKLLEEKGLSDSEVAFEHKEQFPSWFKNKVSQMQVQKSPLVNDDLYSLSQGPLERYNTYQSCIVNGVRFRCKECDDTLKTQCSGICTEGDHDNINILYYGVLIEILQLSFVLDRKVFLFCCKWYNSNPKGRSIVVNHNLTSINTSTDWYSNEPFILATQAQQVFYLLDMKREEESFQLPPFQPTEDFIESSSLVRLDVPSVTLSDQLVVDLFSNQNQNVDKDSDLDEDFDEGNIFCNNETFLSSDDTKSSTESECDDDADS, encoded by the exons ATGAGATGGCATAAAGAGGTACGAAAAAATGAAGTTGGGATTTTACGTCATCCTACTGATGGGGATGCTTGGAAGCATTTCGACAATGTTTATCCTGACTTTGCAGTTGAGTCCAGGAGTGTACGAATGGGGTTGGCGTCAAATGGGTTTAACCCTTTCTCTAATATGACATCAACCTATAGTTTGTGGCCAGTGATATTAATTTCGTACAATATGCCACCTTGGGATTCTCCTAATGGAACAAACTATCTCATGTCTTTGTTAATTCCAGGTCCTAAATCTCCTGGAAAAGATTATGATGTGTTCTTGAAGCCGTTAATTGAAGAGCTTAAAGAGTTATGGGATGGAGTCAATGCATATGATTTGTATGGTCAATGCATGTTTAAACTTCGAGCTGCAGCCTTGTGGACAATTAGTGAGTTTCCCGCTTATGCATACTTGTCTGGGTGGAGCACTGCTG AATATGACGGATCTACTGAATTACGTGGCCCTCCTAGAACTTTTATTGGTGATGATATTTTAAAGCAATTGGAAGAAATTCCTATTCATACCCCTGGTAAAGCACCAAGTAATTCTTCTAAAAAACGTAAGCGTGGAGAGAAAGAGCTGAATTGGTATAAAAGAAGTGTTTTGTTTGACTTGCCATACTGGTCAAAGCTCTTGCTGCGTCATAATCTTGATGTGATGcatatagagaaaaatgtatgtgataacATTATTGGATCACTTTTAGACATTGAAGGTAAATCAAAAGACAATTTAAAAGCTCGTATGGATTTGCAAAATCTTAATATTCGTGAAGAGCTTTGGCTGAAGAATGACCCTTCTAATAACAAGCTTGAAAAACCTTATGCTAGTTACACTTTGACGAGCGAAGAATGCAAAGATTTTTGTAAATTCATTCAAAGTGTTAGATTACCAGATGGATATGCTTCGAATATTAGTCGATGTGTAACAGATAATGACAAACTAGGAGGAATGAAAACTCATGATTGTCATGTTTTACTTCATAAGATATTACCAGCTGCATTACTTCCTTTTCTGACAGACAACATTCGTGGTACTTTGATTGAACTCTGCCAATTCTTTCAAAAAATTTGTGCAAAAACATTACAAATTTCTGACATAGAAGAATTGAGAGATGGAATTGTAataattttgtgcaagttggaaaAGATATTTCCCCCATCATTTTTTACCATAATGGTTCATCTTTGTGTTCACCTACCCGATCAAGTGTTATTAGGTGGTCCAGTTGCTTCGAGATGGATGTTTGGGACAGAACGCCATATGGGTTTGTACAAGAAATATGTGAGAAACATGTCTCGGCCTGATTGTTCAATAGCAGAAGCTTTTGTTGTAGATGAAGCTGTAACTTTCTTGTCAAGATATGTTTCTAACAGAGACAAGATTCACAAGACCCGAGC TGATCATATAAAGTTGTTGGAAGAAAAAGGTCTTTCAGATTCAGAAGTTGCCTTTGAGCACAAAGAACAATTTCCTTCTTGGTTTAAGAATAAA GTGTCTCAAATGCAAGTTCAAAAATCACCTCTTGTTAATGATGATTTGTACTCTTTATCTCAAGGACCACTTGAACGATACAACACCTACCAAAGTTGTATTGTAAATGGTGTTCGATTTCGATGTAAAGAGTGTGATGATACTCTTAAGACACAATGTTCTGGAATTTGCACTGAAGGTGATCATGACAATATTAATATCCTATATTATGGTGTCTTGATTGAGATTTTGCAGTTGTCATTTGTTTTAGATCGAAAGGTGTTCTTATTTTGTTGCAAGTGGTATAACTCCAATCCAAAAGGTAGATCAATTGTTGTGAATCATAATTTGACTTCCATCAATACATCTACTGATTGGTATTCTAATGAACCATTTATCTTGGCAACTCAAGCACAACAAGTTTTCTATTTGCTTGATATGAAGCGTG AAGAAGAATCATTTCAATTGCCACCTTTTCAACCAACTGAGGATTTCATTGAAAGTTCATCTTTAGTTCGATTAGATGTTCCTTCTGTAACTCTTTCAGACCAACTTGTTGTTGATTtattttcaaaccaaaatcaaAATGTTGACAAGGATAGTGACTTAGATGAAGATTTTGATGAAGGAAATATATTCTGTAATAATGAAACATTTCTCTCAAGTGATGACACTAAAAGTTCTACAGAATCAGAATGTGATGATGATGCAGATTCTTAA